The Myxococcales bacterium genome has a segment encoding these proteins:
- a CDS encoding SCO family protein: MTALATHRRLRAFARPLLSALLAVVGISFPVAVFASGYNGHYRSVPVIGGGEGNVKSQDIEPIENLGQTVPPDLSFLDGNGKPVRIGDLLGHGKPILVTLGYFRCPMLCNLVHEGLGKGLKKAGLSLGRDFLGLAVSIDPSDDPKSANTNQGRLLRHLGESRTSDWPFVLTPKGETAPDGSSGPARKLADSVGFRYIYDEESKQFAHAAVAFVLTPEGKISRYLYGVDFEPRDLRFALVEASGGRVGTTLDRVLLSCFKYDPMTHKYTPFAFGFVRIGAFLSFAALASLLAVLWRRELQLRRQRRTA, encoded by the coding sequence GTGACGGCCCTGGCGACACATAGACGCCTCCGGGCGTTCGCTCGCCCTCTGCTCTCTGCCCTCCTGGCTGTGGTTGGGATCTCGTTCCCGGTTGCCGTGTTTGCCAGCGGCTACAACGGCCACTACCGCTCGGTGCCCGTGATCGGGGGGGGAGAGGGTAACGTCAAGTCGCAGGACATCGAGCCCATCGAAAACCTGGGGCAGACCGTGCCGCCCGACCTTTCCTTCTTGGACGGGAACGGCAAACCGGTTCGGATTGGGGACCTCCTGGGTCACGGAAAACCGATTCTGGTTACGCTCGGCTACTTCCGATGTCCGATGCTCTGCAACCTTGTTCACGAGGGATTGGGCAAGGGTCTGAAGAAGGCGGGCCTATCGCTGGGGCGGGACTTTTTGGGACTCGCTGTGAGCATCGACCCGAGCGACGACCCCAAGTCTGCGAACACCAACCAGGGCCGCCTTTTGCGTCACCTGGGAGAATCTCGAACCTCTGATTGGCCCTTCGTCCTCACGCCCAAGGGTGAGACAGCGCCGGACGGCAGCTCTGGGCCGGCTCGGAAGTTGGCCGATAGCGTCGGCTTCCGTTACATCTACGATGAGGAGTCGAAGCAATTTGCGCATGCGGCGGTGGCGTTCGTGCTCACGCCGGAAGGGAAGATCTCCCGCTATCTCTACGGCGTCGACTTCGAGCCACGCGACCTCAGGTTCGCGCTGGTGGAGGCGAGCGGGGGCCGGGTGGGGACGACGCTCGATCGCGTGCTGCTGTCCTGCTTCAAATACGACCCAATGACCCATAAATATACCCCCTTTGCCTTCGGATTCGTCCGGATCGGCGCCTTCCTGAGCTTCGCCGCGTTGGCGAGCTTGCTGGCCGTTCTGTGGCGGAGAGAGCTTCAGCTGCGCCGCCAGCGGAGGACCGCATGA